In one Magallana gigas chromosome 9, xbMagGiga1.1, whole genome shotgun sequence genomic region, the following are encoded:
- the LOC105332923 gene encoding uncharacterized protein translates to MKFDDIFKEIGEFGPYQRRNYLLLVVGWVLTGPIMVLSVFVMGSPDHRCQIPGLYNDSYAVQGKQHTDLIHQYIPLDSDGEYDKCYLYNIDRSKTVFDNESRPINASKIKCSAWVYDQTLFQDTFVTKENLVCDNKYRISLSKTIYFAGVLTGSFLFGMVSDLIGRKKTLFIGIVFELASTLALAWSYNYLTYVILRFCTGAACVGVFMTTYVLAMEWVGPSTRTYAGLIIAFFGPVGELYLELIAYLTREWFWIVIGVAVPFVLVFILYCFLPESPRWLYSTGKKEEASKLLEKAAKYNGKDISSKLFDDIDIGKKEAGKIWLLFSDRRLGVRTVIIFYNWMVASMVFYGLSLNTGILYGDYYINFLIIVLVEFPGHILPLFMIDRIGRKRSHFIYMGMGGIACLSTIFTVNFGGEDLQYLTTALAMLGKLFATAAFATIYVLSAELFPTAIRNIGMGSSSCWARVGGMISPFIADTADLVGGTSGTAIPLSIFGGACLLAAGLTLILPETLHQMLPETIEDGKNFTTKEYKEKSKKYLQGTQEIILLRVTFKCRVNPYVIVALSFSASKTFPKSNLFSTHTMEFDAIFKEIGEFGLYQKRNYFYILLAWIVTGPIMVLSVFVMGSQDYRCQIPGLQNDSYAVQGKQHTDLIHKFIPLDSDGEYDKCYLYNIDRSKAVFDNESRPINASKIKCSAWVYDQTLFHQTFVMKENLVCDNKYKVSLSKTIFFAGVLIGSFLFGMCSDLFGRRKTLLFCIAFELASTLALAWSFNYVIYVVFSFCSGAACVGVFMTTFVLAMEWVGPSQRTNAGLVLGFTSPLGGLYLELIAYFTRDWFWTVIGSAVPFAPLFVLYWFLPESPRWLYGAGKKEEACKLLVKAAKYNGKEISSKLFDDVDLGPKQTGNVWMLFSDRRLGVRTVIIFYNWMVASMVFYGLSLNTGILYGDYYINFLLVTLVEFPGNVIPLPMIERLGRIKSHFIYMGFGGLACLSTILTVNYVGKDLQYITTALAMLGKLFATAAFATIYVLSAELFPTAIRNIGMGSSSCWARVGGMISPFIADTADLVGGTSGTAIPLSIFGGACLLAAVLTLILPETLHQMLPETIEDGKNFTTKEYKEKSKKYLQGTQEIIITQC, encoded by the exons ATGAAGTTCGACGATATTTTCAAGGAAATAGGCGAGTTTGGTCCGTACCAGAGGCGGAACTACCTGCTCCTGGTGGTTGGCTGGGTCCTGACCGGTCCAATAATGGTCCTCTCCGTCTTCGTGATGGGATCTCCGGATCACAG ATGTCAGATCCCCGGTCTGTATAACGATTCGTATGCAGTTCAAGGAAAACAGCACACGGATCTCATTCACCAGTATATTCCTCTGGACAGTGATGGGGAATATGACAAATGCTACTTGTATAACATCGACCGATCAAAAACAGTGTTTGACAACGAAAGCCGACCAATCAATGcatctaaaataaaatgttctgCCTGGGTTTATGACCAAACTTTATTTCAAGATACATTTGTGACAAAG GAAAATCTAGTGTGTGACAACAAATACAGAATCTCACTGTCCAAGACCATCTACTTTGCGGGTGTATTGACCGGTTCCTTTCTCTTTGGAATGGTTTCTGATTT GATTGGACGTAAGAAGACTCTGTTCATTGGTATTGTCTTTGAGCTGGCATCCACACTGGCCTTGGCGTGGTCGTACAATTACCTGACGTACGTCATATTACGGTTCTGTACCGGGGCGGCCTGTGTTGGAGTCTTCATGACAACTTACGTGCTTG CCATGGAATGGGTCGGTCCGTCGACAAGGACTTACGCAGGCCTGATCATAGCTTTCTTTGGACCCGTGGGAGAACTCTACTTGGAGCTTATCGCTTACCTGACTAGGGAATGGTTTTGGATTGTAATCGGAGTAGCGGTTCCATTTGTgctggtttttattttatattg TTTTCTTCCCGAATCTCCTCGTTGGCTATATAGTACAGGCAAAAAGGAAGAGGCGAGCAAACTTTTAGAGAAAGCTGCAAAATACAACGGAAAAGATATTTCTTCCAAGCTTTTCGATGATATAGATATAGGGAAAAAAGAGGCCGGGAAAATATGGCTGCTGTTTTCTGATCGTCGCCTAGGAGTCCGAACTGtcatcattttttataattg GATGGTGGCCAGTATGGTATTTTACGGTCTCTCCCTCAACACGGGGATTTTGTACGGGGACTACTACATCAACTTTCTGATCATTGTGCTGGTGGAGTTCCCTGGACACATTCTTCCTCTTTTTATGATTGACAGAATCGGCAGAAAAAGAAGCCATTTTATTTACATGGGAATGGGCGGCATAGCTTGCCTCAGTACAATATTTACAGTTAATTTTGGCGGAGAGG ACCTGCAGTATCTAACTACAGCTCTAGCGATGCTGGGGAAACTGTTTGCTACTGCGGCCTTTGCCACTATCTATGTGCTGTCTGCCGAGCTGTTCCCTACTGCTATCAGAAACATTGGGATGGGCTCCAGCTCCTGCTGGGCTCGCGTGGGTGGAATGATCTCTCCCTTCATTGCTGACACG GCTGATTTGGTGGGAGGAACATCAGGTACAGCTATACCTCTGTCCATATTTGGAGGAGCTTGTCTCCTTGCCGCCGGGCTAACATTGATTCTTCCTGAAACGCTTCACCAGATGCTACCAGAAACAATTGAGGATGGAAAGAATTTTACAAC GAAAGAGTATAAAGAGAAATCTAAGAAGTATCTTCAAGGAACCCAGGAAATTATT TTGTTACGTGTGACATTTAAATGTCGGGTTAATCCCTATGTCATTGTAGCTTTATCGTTCTCAG CATCGAAAACTTTTCCTAAGTCGAACCTTTTTTCTACACATACAATGGAGTTTGATGCTATTTTTAAAGAGATTGGCGAATTTGGTCTGTACCAGAAAAGGAACTACTTTTATATACTGTTAGCCTGGATAGTAACAGGACCGATAATGGTTCTCTCTGTGTTCGTCATGGGCTCGCAAGATTACAG atgtCAAATTCCTGGTCTTCAAAATGATTCATATGCAGTTCAAGGAAAACAGCACACGGATCTCATTCACAAGTTTATTCCTCTGGACAGTGATGGGGAATATGACAAATGCTACCTGTATAACATCGACCGATCAAAAGCAGTGTTTGACAACGAAAGCCGACCAATTAATGcatctaaaataaaatgttctgCCTGGGTTTATGACCAAACTTTGTTTCACCAAACATTCGTAATGAAG GAAAACCTGGTGTGTGACAACAAATACAAAGTATCGCTATCTAAGACCATATTCTTTGCTGGCGTTTTGATTGGCTCTTTTCTCTTTGGAATGTGTTCGGACCT GTTTGGACGTCGGAAAACCTTGTTGTTTTGTATAGCCTTTGAGCTGGCATCTACTCTGGCCCTGGCGTGGTCCTTCAACTACGTGATCTACGTCGTATTTAGTTTCTGTTCAGGTGCAGCGTGTGTTGGCGTATTCATGACGACGTTTGTCCtag CAATGGAGTGGGTTGGACCATCACAGAGAACAAATGCAGGTCTAGTTCTAGGTTTTACTTCACCATTAGGTGGACTTTACCTGGAGCTGATCGCATACTTCACGAGGGACTGGTTTTGGACAGTTATTGGATCAGCAGTTCCATTCGCACCACTTTTCGTTTTATATTG GTTTCTTCCTGAGTCTCCTCGTTGGTTGTATGGTGCAGGGAAAAAGGAAGAAGCGTGTAAATTGTTGGTGAAAGCTGCAAAATATAACGGAAAAGAAATCTCTTCTAAACTTTTTGACGATGTTGATTTGGGGCCAAAACAGACAGGAAACGTATGGATGTTATTTTCTGACCGACGCCTGGGCGTTCGAACGGTCATCATTTTCTATAACTG gaTGGTAGCTAGTATGGTGTTTTATGGTTTATCGCTGAATACCGGAATTCTCTACGGAGATTATTACATCAACTTTCTTCTCGTTACCCTTGTGGAGTTCCCAGGAAATGTAATACCTTTACCCATGATTGAGAGGCTCGGCAGGATAAAGAGTCATTTTATCTACATGGGATTTGGTGGCCTAGCATGTCTGAGCACTATTCTTACCGTCAACTATGTCGGAAAAG ACCTGCAGTATATAACTACAGCTCTAGCGATGCTGGGGAAACTGTTTGCTACTGCGGCCTTTGCCACTATCTATGTGCTGTCTGCCGAGCTGTTCCCTACTGCTATCAGAAACATTGGGATGGGCTCCAGCTCCTGCTGGGCTCGCGTGGGTGGAATGATCTCTCCCTTTATTGCTGACACG GCTGATTTGGTGGGAGGAACATCGGGTACAGCTATACCTCTGTCCATATTTGGTGGAGCTTGTCTCCTTGCCGCTGTGCTAACATTGATTCTTCCTGAAACGCTTCACCAGATGCTACCAGAAACTATTGAGGATGGAAAGAATTTCACAAC gAAAGAGTATAAAGAAAAATCTAAGAAGTATCTTCAAGGAACCCAGGAAATTATTATAACTCAGTGTTGA
- the LOC105332926 gene encoding organic cation transporter protein, with product MNFDEILEKLGEFGRYQKIVYFLAVCLPSVSGGAFMVISVFLLGVPDHRCALPALENDTYEIQNEAHRSLVEIYIPNTDPDDETLLYDRCNYFVYTNDTVTNFTKDSKQKTKCSEWVYSDDIHGKTFATKMNIVCEDRFRISLAKSMFFVGVLFGAFGFGNLSDAIGRKKTLCSAAILMMVSSIGLSWASSYVAYVLIRFCMGASYGGTSCGFIIGMEMVGPRKRVYAGIVTNYFFAFGFILLGGIAYVLKDWFWIELCLSIPTVFYLSYWWIIPESPRWLLRRGRQEEAEMILRRAAEVNKVLLPEKLFDEETQYTPSTVRIWSLFSSKALLTRTLILFFNWMVVSITYYGLSLNTGNLAGDFYLNFFLTAVMDFPAYTMCLMLMDRWGRKKCHCSAMILGGIACLSTILTTTFGGKDLQWLTTTLAMIGKLGSAAAFAVIYVFSAELYPTVVRNAGMGASSCCARIGGILAPYVADSGVLIGGQFGKAVPLVIIGAASVVAGLMSLKLPETLNTRMPDTIADGIAFGTTEYNKMADVTLSVEPPSKENITSKL from the exons ATGAACTTTGACGAGATTCTGGAGAAGTTGGGGGAGTTCGGGCGCTACCAGAAGATCGTGTATTTCCTGGCGGTGTGCCTGCCCTCGGTCAGTGGTGGGGCGTTCATGGTGATCTCGGTGTTCCTCTTGGGGGTTCCCGATCACAG GTGTGCCTTGCCGGCACTTGAAAACGATACATACGAAATTCAAAATGAAGCGCACAGATCACTGGTGGAAATATATATTCCCAATACCGATCCCGATGATGAAACGCTTTTATATGATCGCTGTAATTACTTTGTGTATACCAATGATACAGTCACAAATTTTACCAAGGattcaaaacagaaaacaaagtGTTCAGAGTGGGTGTATAGTGACGACATACACGGCAAAACTTTTGCAACAAAG ATGAATATCGTGTGCGAAGATCGGTTCCGAATATCGTTGGCAAAGTCCATGTTTTTCGTGGGGGTTTTATTTGGAGCCTTTGGGTTTGGCAATCTCTCGGACGC AATTGGTCGCAAGAAGACGCTGTGCAGCGCAGCCATATTGATGATGGTTTCATCTATCGGCCTGTCTTGGGCTTCTAGCTATGTCGCTTATGTCCTTATCCGGTTCTGCATGGGAGCTTCCTATGGGGGCACAAGTTGTGGATTCATTATAG GGATGGAAATGGTGGGTCCCCGGAAGCGAGTGTACGCTGGGATAGTGACCAATTACTTCTTCGCCTTCGGCTTCATCCTGTTGGGAGGGATAGCCTATGTTCTGAAGGACTGGTTTTGGATCGAACTGTGTCTTTCAATTCCAACAGTTTTCTACCTGTCATATTGGTG GATAATACCCGAGTCTCCAAGATGGCTGTTAAGGAGAGGACGACAAGAGGAAGCGGAAATGATATTACGTAGGGCAGCCGAGGTCAATAAGGTTTTACTTCCGGAGAAGTTATTTGACGAAGAAACACAGTACACACCATCAACAGTACGAATATGGAGTCTGTTCTCCTCGAAAGCTCTTCTCACGAGAACCTTGATCCTCTTCTTTAATTG GATGGTCGTAAGCATAACCTACTACGGTCTGTCCCTCAACACGGGGAACCTGGCCGGGGATTTCTACCTCAACTTCTTCCTGACCGCTGTAATGGACTTCCCTGCCTACACGATGTGTCTGATGCTGATGGACCGCTGGGGACGGAAGAAGTGTCACTGTTCCGCCATGATATTGGGCGGGATCGCATGTCTGAGCACCATATTAACAACCACTTTTGGAGGGAAGG aTCTACAGTGGCTGACGACGACACTAGCGATGATAGGAAAACTAGGATCCGCCGCTGCTTTCGCTGTGATTTACGTGTTTTCTGCTGAACTTTATCCAACAGTTGTAAGGAACGCTGGAATGGGGGCCAGTTCCTGCTGCGCGCGCATTGGTGGAATTCTTGCCCCTTACGTTGCTGATTCG GGCGTGCTGATCGGTGGACAGTTCGGTAAGGCGGTGCCTTTGGTCATTATCGGCGCCGCGTCGGTGGTGGCGGGACTGATGTCACTCAAATTACCGGAGACCCTCAATACCAGAATGCCAGACACAATAGCAGATGGAATTGCCTTTGGAAC AACGGAATATAACAAAATGGCCGATGTGACTCTTTCAGTTGAGCCGCCTTCTAAAGAGAATATCACttcaaaactataa
- the LOC136269627 gene encoding organic cation transporter protein-like: MLFSDRRLGVQTVIIFYNWMVASMVFFGLSLNTGILYGDIYINFLLVTIVEFPGNVIPLPMIERLDRIKSNFIYMGVGGLACLSTILTVNYVGKDLQYLTTALAMLGKLFATAAFATIYVLSAELFPTAIRNIGMGSSSCWARVGAMISPFIADTADLVRGTAGTAIPLSIFGGACLLAAGLTLILPETLHQLLPETIEDGKIFTTKEYKEKSKRYFQETRDIIVTKF, encoded by the exons atgttatTTTCTGACCGACGCCTAGGCGTTCAAACGGTCATCATTTTCTATAACTG GATGGTAGCTAGTATGGTATTTTTTGGTTTATCTCTGAATACCGGAATTCTGTACGGAGATATTTACATCAACTTTCTCCTTGTCACCATTGTGGAGTTCCCAGGAAATGTAATACCTTTACCCATGATTGAGAGGCTCGACAGGATAAAGAGTAATTTTATCTACATGGGAGTTGGTGGCCTAGCGTGTCTGAGCACTATTCTTACCGTTAATTATGTCGGAAAAG ACCTGCAGTATTTAACTACAGCTCTAGCGATGCTGGGGAAACTGTTTGCTACTGCGGCCTTTGCCACTATCTATGTGCTGTCTGCCGAGCTGTTCCCTACTGCTATCAGAAACATTGGGATGGGCTCCAGCTCCTGCTGGGCTCGCGTGGGTGCAATGATCTCTCCCTTTATTGCTGACACG GCTGATTTGGTTAGAGGAACAGCAGGGACAGCCATACCTCTGTCCATATTTGGAGGAGCTTGTCTCCTTGCCGCCGGGCTAACATTGATTCTTCCTGAAACGCTTCATCAGTTGCTACCAGAAACTATTGAGGATGGAAAAATTTTCACAAC GAAGGAGTATAAAGAGAAATCCAAGAGATACTTTCAAGAAACCCGAGACATCATAGTCACCAAGTTTTAA
- the LOC105332924 gene encoding solute carrier family 22 member 7: MEFDAIFKELGEFGLYQKRNYFYILLAWIITGPIMVLPVFVMGFQNYRCQIPGLQNDSYAVQGKQHTDLIHKFIPLDSDGEYDQCYLYNIDLSKTVFDNESRPINASKIKCSAWVYDQTLFHETFVMKENLVCDYKYKVSLSKTILFAGVLSGSFLFGICSDLFGRRKTILFCIAFELASTLALAWSFNYVIYVVLSFCSGAACVGVFMTSFVLAMEWVGPSQRTNAGLVLGFTSPLGGLYLELIAYFTRDWFWTVIGAAVPFAPLFVLCW; encoded by the exons ATGGAGTTTGATGCTATTTTTAAAGAGCTTGGCGAATTTGGTCTGTACCAGAAAAGGAACTACTTTTATATACTGTTAGCCTGGATTATAACAGGGCCGATAATGGTTCTCCCTGTGTTCGTCATGGGCTTTCAAAATTACAG atgcCAAATTCCTGGTCTTCAAAATGATTCATATGCAGTTCAAGGAAAACAGCACACGGATCTCATTCACAAGTTTATTCCTCTGGACAGTGATGGGGAATATGACCAATGCTACCTGTATAACATCGACCTATCAAAAACAGTGTTTGACAACGAAAGCCGACCAATCAATGcatctaaaataaaatgttctgCCTGGGTTTATGACCAAACTTTGTTTCACGAAACATTCGTAATGAAG GAAAACCTGGTGTGTGACTACAAATACAAAGTATCGCTATCTAAGACCATACTCTTTGCTGGCGTTCTGAGTGGCTCTTTTCTCTTTGGAATATGTTCGGACCT GTTCGGACGTCGGAAAActatattgttttgtatagcCTTTGAGTTGGCATCCACTCTGGCCCTGGCGTGGTCCTTCAACTACGTGATCTACGTCGTATTAAGTTTCTGTTCAGGTGCAGCATGTGTTGGtgtattcatgacgtcatttgtCCTAG CCATGGAGTGGGTTGGACCATCACAGAGAACAAATGCAGGTCTAGTTCTAGGTTTTACTTCACCATTAGGTGGACTTTACCTGGAGCTGATCGCATACTTCACCAGGGACTGGTTTTGGACAGTTATTGGAGCAGCAGTTCCATTTGCACCACTTTTCGTTTTATGTTGGTAA